CAAAGCGGCGAGTAAGTGTCTcacttatgtacatatatatgtacacaatgATATACGTATGtgcacacgcatacatgcacacatatgtgGATATCacgtacggacggacgggcgttgatgtgtgtgcgtgtctgtatAATTATTAGGTTTGCCCCaatggcagcaaaaaaaaattgtttaataacgccaaaacatttcaaaacgTGGCCAGTGCCAGAGATCGTGGCTATTTTAACATTTCTCTGGTTATTGCcggtttctgttgttgttctttcttTCGCATTCGCActcatatgtgcatatgtatgaatttgcctatgtgtgtgcacacaacacacatacacagttTGTGTTCTTATTTAAGGTAGCACTCAGCCGCCGTGACGTCACAGATCCAAGCCAAACAGCTGATTTAGCGAGTGACTATTGGTCGGGCTTAAGGGACAGTATGCTGTTCAGATTGCATTGAACGCCAGGCACAAGTCCTTAAGCaaaatatagtatattttattagaaataaaaactgtaaTTTGCATTAGTTTTTACAATACTGAGAGCTGTAGTTTAATATAATTCTCTCTTTGGAAAAGGTTTCTGGTAATTCTAGATTTGAATCTAGCGCCAGTTAAAATTGGGATCGAAATGAAGAGAACAATTTTCTTGGATTGGGATGTATTTTAAAAACTCgaatatacaatttatttaacaattctgcttatttatttagtattCAGCACTGTGCAGATATATttagcatttgttttttttttttttggttttcaatatttaacaaacattttataaagaaTGGAAACataataattacaaattacaCATAAAAACGCTTCtgacaatttacaatttaaacaCATAGAGACGACGCAATTAACTACTTCCAAATCACAGTCACATTCGTATCCTTTTCAATATCCTTCTCGATGGTGCACGGAGAAAGTCCAGTCTTGCAGCAAATCTCATCAAAACTAATCAGCCCCGTATACATCTTCTGGCGACCAGATGGCACCGATCCGGTAAATACCGGATATTTCTGTATGCAGCGTATAAACTTGTGCTGCAGCCCGAAGATGACCATTTTACGCTCATCGATGTTGTGATGTTGCGGGCACAGACGCTGACAAATGGCACGGAGCGTGACGCCATGCGTCATGGACGCATAAAACTGAAAGATTCTCTGCACGCTGGGCAGCAATTTATCCGGCTGGAGAGCCACGTACTTGCGACAGGCATTGCTCAACGCTGTGCTCTGTATGAGGTGCTTTAGATTCTGGGTCATATAGACATTGCTGTACTTCAAaatgggcagcagctgcacaacgCCATAGTAGACCAAATTCTGTATGCAGGACTTCACTAAATCAGTTTCCACATCCGCCTCGGCGGCTATGCGAGCCACATGATTAATGCCATTGATATAGGGCAATATCTGGGAGACAGAGAAACGACGACAGTTCATGTGATTGCATTTTAAGGATAAACTTGCTGTACCTGTTGTGTAGTTAGATCCCAGTTCTCGAGCGGTGTATCGCGCAAATTAGCCAATAATAGGGGCACCATATGGTCCTTGACTGGTGGCGGATCCGGCTTATGCATGACAATTTTCAAATAGATTGTGTTGTCGCCTTCCACAATGGTGGCCACTTTGCGCTCATTCAGATCACGGAGCACTGTCTCAAAGATATTTTGTAGCCGTTGCTTGTCGTCCTCGCGTGACAAAAAGCATGACTCCTCCTCCATCATAATCAGATATTCCGACAGCTTCTTTACCACCGGCTCATATTGCACGGAACGGGCACGGGAATCACACACAAAGCACAGATTAAAGAGAAATGCATTGCGAGCATACTTCTGCTGGTCCTGTATGCCGACTGGGTAACCAACGATTTTAACGTCCATCGCATTCACCGTTAGAATGCAGCGTTGCAAGTGCTGCTTGGGTATAATGTACACGTTGATGGCATCGAAGACCTCTTTTGAGATATAATTTTCTGGCACCTAAAAACGCAACACTTGCTTATTGATTGACCGCCTAGATAGACCCGCGCCCAGCCTACCTGACAGCTGATTTTGCAGCCCGCCGTGGCGTGGAATTCGCTTAGAAAAATGCAGCGTATTTTGCCTTCTGTGCTGCCGCCGGTTATGCCGGGGCCGCCTTCCTTTGTGTGGGAGTGCATACTTATCTGTTGCACCTGCCGCAATCACCGCATTTCATAGACCTCGAATAAGCTTCGTATTGTGGTTGAATAAATGGCCAATCCGCAATATGTTTCCATTCGCGATTGAGCTGACCAGGGTTTTAACGAAGCATATGCGCAGATACTtttactctctcgctctctctctctctctgtctctctcgctGCGCAACACGTCACAACTTTAGGCATTTATATTCGAGATGAGTGTGTTGCATAGGTATTAAGCCTTCTTGGTATCTTTGCTGAGCTGATGTTGACATTGTGCCTGCAGGCACTTTTTCTGAATTCACTTAGGCCATCAAGTTTCTACATAACAATATTCCTGCTTAGTTAAAATACCGTGGAACTGTGACGCAATTATTTTTCGTTTCACTCCCACAAAACAGTTCACGATCATTCAGAAACTCAGTTATGAACCAGTTCGATCAAGTAGATCTTTTAATGTTGAACTACTCTTTCTCGAAGGTTAATTGTTTCATTGGATGACTTTTTCTATTCGCAATCAAAATATCGAATGCACAATTCATGAAAATTTCGTAGATTAGCTTCAAACACAATTATCCAACTATAACGGCCGCGAGCCGCGGCTGCCAATAAGAAACAATAAGGTGGCTAGGGGTTACGGACTGAGGCGCCAACTTTACCGAAAATATGCTTTTAGTGTAGTCACTTTTTAATAGAACATCCACTTGCACCCTCTCGGAAAATTGGCaagcaaaatcaaataatttttcgTAACATTTACCCATTGTTGTTCTATCAATTATATTACTAGCAACAAAGTAGAGTTAGCAGTCCGGCAACGCCTTGCTTCAACTGAGTAGTGTTGTAAAGCGCAAGATCCGATTGCCGGCTGATGGTATCGACACATTGATTGCTCGATATTCATACTTTCGTCTTTTCTGTGCAAAATTATTTCGCCCAGCTtgttttgcacaatttaattGTCAATTAATTCGTAGCAATGACAAACGAAAGCACAAATGTCGCTGAGCGGCTCAAGTTGGGTCCGCGTGAAAATGTCACTTATCCCATAGTCATGAAATATTGCGGACACTGCACCATGCCAATAGAGGTAAaagaatttcgcatatttTGTACGGTGCATTTGTGgtttaacaaattgttttcagTACTGTGAATACTATCCGGAGTACGATAAATGCAAGGACTGGCTGGAACGCAATCTGCCCGATGATTTCGAGCGTCTTAAAATAGAGGAAGAGCAGGCTGCGGCAGATGGCACAGATGACGACAAGAAGCGTCAGAAGCGTGGCGGCAAGGGGCTGCTGCGTGTCAAAAAGAAGGAGGATGTCCCCAAACGCATATGTGTATCACGTGCTGCCCGCGGCAAGAAGAAGTCTGTAACAGTGGTTACCGGACTGAGCACCTTTGGTAGGTGTTATTCCCGCAACTTGAAATGGATCCACTCATGATTTTGTTCACCCGCCTACAGATATTGATCTCAAAGTGGCTGCCAAGTTTTTTGGAACGAAGTTCGCTTGCGGATCATCAGTAACTGGCGATGATGAAATTGTCATACAGGGCGATGTAAAGGATGACTTATTTGATGTCATTCCCGATAAATGGGCCGAAATTGATGAAGACGTCATCGAGGATTTGGGCGATCAGAAGCGTTAATCTAAAATCATAGAACCAATAGCCATTTTCGTCCTGTTTAAGAAATGTGCTTATTTTATACGCAAGTTAcatcaaatataaaaagatttaAACTCTAGTTATCCCTGCGCCTGGCTGGGTTGCAACTGATCCGCGCCAGAGTTATAGAAATGTTTGTGCGTTAGCTCAATTATGGCCTCGTTCTCCTCGTCGGTAAGTGGGATTTTATTGTCATCAATGAGCTGTAGCaatcaatatatttaatagtAACAAGCACACTCGACGAATTCAATTGCGCTCACCAGTTGCGTATGCAGTGCACTAGTAGGCGGATCATTAACCATTTGCAGCATCTCGTGGGGCATCAGCCTGTAGGCGGCCAAGTCGCACAAGTAGCTATTAATGGACTCGCGTGTTTGCGTCTTACAAGGCGATTCCTCCAGGAACTGTAGGGCCTGTGTGAATAATACTTATTGTTTAGTTATAATGCCAGTTTTGACATTCTGCTCGACCTGTTATACCTCGTAGGTGACCGTAGCCAGGTTGCGCATTCCAAACTTCTTTTTGGTGCCCTTAATCTGTTGTAGTAGGTGCATTACCTCTAGATTTGTGACGTACGCATAAGTGGCATTTACGCTGTCAAGAATTAAGTATGTTAATGCAATTTGCTCGGCATTGAACGCTTCACTTACGTTTCCATTgtgctttattattatttagccttaaataatttgtaaacatACTACAGCCAACTGCAAGTAGCATCGATAAGAAGTGGTATCGATAGCTGAGTACAAGTACTTGGCGCGAACAACCGATTCCATTAATATTACTGTacaatagaaaaatgagaaaaactCTTAAAAACTGGCTGGACGATTTTCTTGATGTAAAAGAGCAAAATTACCGATAATTCCTGCATTTGGGGCCATTATCggagaaatttaaataataaaggtTGAAATATTGCCGCCATTTTTGATGAATAAATATTGCCAGATAGTTTTAACTTCTTCTAACTTGACGCACTTAGTATAAATATCTTATATGTTTCACAGCTTTGAACATGCTTATGCCAAACGAAAAGGTAAGTGCTATGAcaatcaatcgataaataaaatatttttcttataagcATATAAGAAAGcttagtatatatttatattagagctcatatatgcaatatgccacaaaataaatgaacaaataagttgtatattatatttgcttCTACTAGGTAAAgtcactaaccaaacaacatatgttGTTTAGTTAGTGGTAAGGTGCATATTGTCATGCATTTATACTCGATAGTTTCTTCATACTCAAGTGCACCTATCGCATCTATGCTTTCCCTAAACAGTTAAAAGCGCGAAAATACAAAgtgtgcaacaacaataatcttTGTAAGCATAACGTACAAGGGGAAAATGAACAATATTAGTAACTGGTTTTGCTGCATATCAGCATACCTTTAATTCAATAATACCTACGAAACGTACAAGAATAAACATGTTCCAttgtatatgcataaaaatacAACAGCCAAGTGCTTTAGGTGCTTAATGCACCGCATTATAGTTGCCACTATCGTGCTCGCAGACATTGTTGCGTTCAATTTTGTTGCGCCGGCGAAATTTGACGATCAACACCTCAATGATCCAAGGCACAGCGCACAGGGCCATGAATACGTTCAGTATATGGAATACCAACAAATAATCCTGCGTGCAGTCTCGTATATAGCCAACGATTGGCCCAATTATAAACATGGCATTGCCCTGTGTGAACATGAACAGGCCATAGCCGCTGGCAAAGCTGTAACGAAAAAGGTGAAgagtaaacaaacaaaacatgtTATAATCCACCCGGACGTGTGGTTTTGATTTCACGACAACGCACCGTTCCTTTGGCAAGTAATCGGCAAACACCAACGGCAGCGGCACATGTATCCAAGTGCGTAAAAAGCCGAGCACAGCCGTGATGCAGGCCATGCCCACAAAATTGGTGATGCCATTGAGAGCTGCAACAATATgtaaattgataaatatacTCATGATCTCCCAATGCTATTCATATATTGCACACCGATTCGAGCGAAAATTGTAAAGAGCGCGCCAGCCAAGTAAATGTAACGAGCGGGAACTTGAATGAAAATCGCAGTTATTGCCAGAAAAATACGCGACAGCAAATCCGCAGCGGCTCCAATAGCTATCACATTTGCCGTGTCGGCCTGAAAaggaacaaaacaaaatacatacatacgtaagATATTATGAGTAACAAGTGAAACGTAACGCAACTCTAACAGCATTTATTCAAACTGTCGCATTCCTcataaagcacacacacacacacagacgcacgtCTGCGCCTGTGGCTAGCGGTTTTTGTAGCTTCAGTCTGTTGCGTCTGCGTGCGAATGAGACAAAGCGAGAAGCTCCTTCTAAATAACCGACAAATTCCGAATTTTGGCTAGGTAACCGAGGTTTCTTCACGGCCAGACAAGACAATTGTCTTCAGTTGGTCTTTGGACAGCGTCTAGGAGTCTAGACTTTCAagtggtttttttttcctgtgcttttttttttttttttttttttagtgaaGTGTCCCATTTTACACAAAGAAGAGAACTCTGATGGCGACatgtaagtacatatataaatatgcatgtatacatattatgtacatatgtgtgtacataggCATGTGTGCGCACTTACATTTACTTACACAATACTTAAGTTTGCATAGAAAGCTGTtgacatattatttatttatttcttaaacGAAAATCGTAGAGCATGCGCCAAGTCAAATTTTTGGTCTGCGCTAGGGTGGGTGCAGTGAGAATGCGGCAGCCACGTGCGCCCAGAAAGATCTTAACTgcaaatacatacacaaaaacacatacatacatacatacactttGGGCTTCAAGAACAAGAATACGGTTGAGTTACATGCACATATAGAAATATTCTCGAGAGACATGCGCATGTATAAGTGTGTAAGGAGCGTGCGCGCAAGCATTTTGCAAAATTAAGGGCTGCGCATGAGAATGAAAGAGAACGCGCAGCTACGTGGAGTCAGACAAATTCAAAATGGTGGAGCGCAAGCGCACACTtggcatgcacacacacacgcacatacgtACATAAGAATGGAATCTACAtttgtgcatgtatatgtgtatattcatgcatgcatataaGGGAACTTTTTTGTGTAAGGAAAACTGAAGTTGGTGACAAAagagaattgaaaaaaaagggATTTGATTCAAAATGGCGGACAGCAAGCATCAAATTTGCATCAGGGTTCTATTGCTGCAGCAAATGAACAGCTTTCAATAAACAAAGTCTATTTTAGacaacttttcttttaaatcTGTGCAGAATATATTAGAAAATAAGTTTTCACCtctatgtatgcatgtatatatgtatattagaACATTCTcgatgtgtatgcatgtgtgtgtgtgtgtatgcggtGCAATGGCGGACCGCAAACACGTGTGAAAGTTGTTTGACATTGAGGGGAATATTTCGAAACGCTGAAATAAAGTGAATTAAATCTAATTGAAGGTTAATTAAGCTGCACGAGAACATTCTTGACTGTATAAGGATATGTGAAGTTTGTGAGAAAAGGAACTTGATCCAAGATGGCGACAGGCAAGCACAAAAGTGACTCGTGGGGAAAACGAATTTTGTAAAGAAAAATCTATTTAATAAGAAGTTTCAGTTAaagtatataagaaaattcTCGAcgtgtatgcatgtttgtataaATGAATATCAAAATGGCGTTCGACAGGCTAAAAAGTGCACCCAAAAATGCAATGGAGTTGTTTTAAaagacaacaaatattttataataaataatgtgaAGTAAAGTGAGCTAAAGAAATGTGGTTTTTGCCTAATAAGAACATATATTGAAGGCAAAATGTGAACTAACTTTAACGGTGCTTTTGATTCAAAATGGTGagcaacattaaaaaaaaatgttgcgtCTTCGGTAAACAGGAAGAGGCAAACGCAACGCATTATCAAGTCCTTTAATAAAGAAACCAAATAGAAGCgttttttgtgtgtgattAAAAGGGTtcttagttaaaaaaaaaccaaattaaataaagaaaacgtTTTGAGGTTAATTAATTCCATACAAAAAAGTTGTCGCTGTTAGCAAAGAATATGTGAGGATGGGGATAAAGGGGAAGTTTCAAGAGAAACTTTTCaaagtaaaaagaaaagaatctAACGAATAActaaaacttttcaaaataaGCTACGACTAAAAGTGAGTTTAATAGTtacaactttttgttgttgaataAATGAGAATATTTAATGAAAGAAACTAGGGTTATCAATATAATAAAGATTTCTTGATGGGtgtgtttataaaaaaaaagagaacgttttgatttggaaaaaaaaaaaaaataataataataatagttaagCTAGCAATCAAATAAACACATGCTTTAATTCACGCGCAAACCTTAAGGAACAGCTTTAAGTTAAATATGATGTGAGCTTAATTCAAGTataaaagaaagagagaatACAAGAGTTTACGATGCGTACGGATTAGTAAGTCTGCTTTGCAAAGCGTGTAGACAAATGACTAAGAAGTGCTTTCATAAACGTCTTTTTAGATACGCTTTCGCAGATATCGCAGATATTTTGAGACAACAAAGATGCTCGCAATTATCaagtttggtcgagatatcgcGAACTAAACAAAACGAGGtattcatagaacaactttaaCATTGAAGGCGTATTTCAATATTGAATATTATGTTAACTTTCTAATGTTCAGTTTTGAAACTTTTATAgagtatatttttatagctgAGCTATTCAAATTGATGCGACTCACCTTGGTGTAACCCAGTTCGAAGAGATATGAGGGCTGCATGGTGAAGAATGAGATGTCCGAGTATAAGGCGAATGTGATGCCGAGAACAATGTTTACGTAGATGGGTTTCTTGAGAAGCGTTAGGTCGAGAAAATCGACTATGGTGCCGCAGCAGGTGCGCGTCTCGCCAGGaacgttgtcgtcgttgtcgttgtcgtcctCATTGGCAACACCAGCTGCGGATGCGGATCGGCAGGGTGAGGCGCCACTGATGACCGATTGGCGTCGCGACGCCTGAAGGCTGTGCATCATTTGGGGCGAGGCATCGCTGACCACCATCGGGCCAGACCAGTTGCCCAGGCTGGTGATGCTGGAGGCGCGACTGGAGATGATCCTTAGCGTATGGTCGTCAGCGTGCGACACGCGACGTGAGCCCAAATTTGATACGGGCATGGATGCAACTTTTGCTGCTGGTCCAAAATCCAGTTCGGGTATGGGATTTAATGGCGTCTCTGGTTGGACATGCACAACGACTGTCGGCTGTACTGGCTGCAGTTGCTCGGCTTCCGGCTCCTTCTCCTCCTTCAGGGGCACGCGTCGCATATGCCACTCAACGGGATGCATGAGCAGCATGCCGAGCACCGCGTTCGCATTGATGGCCGTGAGAACCAGGAGACAGCCACGAAAGCCATACCACTGCAAGAGCTTCTGCATCAAAATGGGATATACCATCGAGCCGAGGCCAATTAGCGTCTGGGCGAAACTCATCCACATGACACGATTCTTAACAAAGTAATTATTAAACGACGTATAGCTGGTGGGCACAATCAATCCAAATCCTGTGCCCTGAAATAGGCTGAAAGCCAGCGTCAGCTGCAGCGTGGAATTGGCAAAAAACTGCATGCCCGTGCCCAGAAAATAAAGTATGCCACCGACAAGACCCACCGGACGCATGCCGAAGCGGCGGAACAGCGAACCGGAGAACAGGCCGGCAAAGCTCATGGCGCAAAAGAAGGTGCTGGTGATGATGGCAATCGCGCTCGTCTCAGCGCCGATGCCCTTCAGGAAATCGCCAAAGATCAGGCCAAACGAGggcagcgctgccagcgcGCTAATCTGTAAGTTATGCCACGGGCATGGTTTAGTTATGTGTAAATTCTAATTATTTATCTGCAGCTTGCACTTACAAACGGCAAGGCCATGCCAATGCAGACCAGTATGCCCCAGCCGCCGTCGGGCGCCTCCAATCGATaggctttggctttgggcCGTGTTGCTGCCGCGGTTGGCACTGTCATCTTTGCTGCTCGAAAGTTGTGCGGTAAGTGAAGTGCATGTTGCTCTGGTACGGGCTAGAAGCATCTTCATCCtaatcattatcatcatcatcatcatcatcgagAGCTTGGCCATTATTCATCAGTATCTTGCCGCTGACAGTAGCAATTCGCTTTTATTGTGATCCTTATTTAAGCCCTAAGAACATGCCCGATTAgataaatcaaaaaattatatagCTGCGACCAAAGGCTTGCTGCAAACTTCCGTGCCAAGCCCCAATTTACATAGCAAAAAGGCTTCCCGCCTTTATTTATAATCAGTTTCGTGGTTTTTATTGTCTAATTGCAAAGCATGTCTAATGCAGACCCCCAATTgttggcagcaacaaccagTCAACAGCTTGTTATTTGAACtatttctaatttttttttttattttttatcagaCTCCGGCTCCCAGATAAGAGCCCGTCTCTGAAATCCCCGTGAGATTTATTGCAAAAGCGCCTCGGTTCTGTCCTCTAGCGTTTGCATAGAAACTGTCGACGCTCGCCGCATAATTTAtaccaatttaaatttattcttCACGCATTAttcaacatttatttgtttattttcctCGCCAATTTTATGAGCACAGCCAAAAGCTCTTCATGTAAGCACAATTACACATCTGACAACAAATGACTGTGTTACAATGATTATCATCATTGCGATATAGAAAGAGACAGTTGTTGCTCGCCGTCAAGTTTGTTTCTCATAAATACTCAGAGTTCTTATCTTTTCACACATGGCCTCAAATATGCAGTAGGCTGCGTTTTGGGCTTTGCTATGTTATAGAGGAAACTATGTTATAGAGGAAACTCGGTCGATTTTTGTGTCAACTGTGTTCAGGCATATCTGCATTTAAATCCCTGAACGAATCGCATTTTCATTACAAAATTAAACCCCAACAGACTTGAGGCTTGACTCCATCCTAGGCATAGAATATTGCAGCTATGTTGGGCAGACAAGTTAAGCTTGAGAAAACAGAAATGTTTTCCAAACTCTTTTTATAACCCATGCATCCCATAGAGTTATATTTTATGGTAACAATATAATGTAGTGTATTAGTAACAAAAGAACATGTAAGATATAACTTTGAAGATTTACCAACAATATTGTCGGTTAGCCATATATGAGATATAAACGTAAAAAGGGAAAACTGACGGACGTAGCTTTATCGGATCGGACCTTTATATTACGAATCacaattatatatgtacacgTGCATTCCTTATAGGGTTACACAT
This window of the Drosophila virilis strain 15010-1051.87 chromosome X, Dvir_AGI_RSII-ME, whole genome shotgun sequence genome carries:
- the Nprl2 gene encoding GATOR complex protein NPRL2, producing MHSHTKEGGPGITGGSTEGKIRCIFLSEFHATAGCKISCQVPENYISKEVFDAINVYIIPKQHLQRCILTVNAMDVKIVGYPVGIQDQQKYARNAFLFNLCFVCDSRARSVQYEPVVKKLSEYLIMMEEESCFLSREDDKQRLQNIFETVLRDLNERKVATIVEGDNTIYLKIVMHKPDPPPVKDHMVPLLLANLRDTPLENWDLTTQQILPYINGINHVARIAAEADVETDLVKSCIQNLVYYGVVQLLPILKYSNVYMTQNLKHLIQSTALSNACRKYVALQPDKLLPSVQRIFQFYASMTHGVTLRAICQRLCPQHHNIDERKMVIFGLQHKFIRCIQKYPVFTGSVPSGRQKMYTGLISFDEICCKTGLSPCTIEKDIEKDTNVTVIWK
- the DENR gene encoding density-regulated protein homolog, whose protein sequence is MTNESTNVAERLKLGPRENVTYPIVMKYCGHCTMPIEYCEYYPEYDKCKDWLERNLPDDFERLKIEEEQAAADGTDDDKKRQKRGGKGLLRVKKKEDVPKRICVSRAARGKKKSVTVVTGLSTFDIDLKVAAKFFGTKFACGSSVTGDDEIVIQGDVKDDLFDVIPDKWAEIDEDVIEDLGDQKR
- the Polr3I gene encoding DNA-directed RNA polymerase III subunit RPC9 is translated as METVNATYAYVTNLEVMHLLQQIKGTKKKFGMRNLATVTYEALQFLEESPCKTQTRESINSYLCDLAAYRLMPHEMLQMVNDPPTSALHTQLLIDDNKIPLTDEENEAIIELTHKHFYNSGADQLQPSQAQG
- the LOC6631980 gene encoding monocarboxylate transporter 9, encoding MTVPTAAATRPKAKAYRLEAPDGGWGILVCIGMALPFISALAALPSFGLIFGDFLKGIGAETSAIAIITSTFFCAMSFAGLFSGSLFRRFGMRPVGLVGGILYFLGTGMQFFANSTLQLTLAFSLFQGTGFGLIVPTSYTSFNNYFVKNRVMWMSFAQTLIGLGSMVYPILMQKLLQWYGFRGCLLVLTAINANAVLGMLLMHPVEWHMRRVPLKEEKEPEAEQLQPVQPTVVVHVQPETPLNPIPELDFGPAAKVASMPVSNLGSRRVSHADDHTLRIISSRASSITSLGNWSGPMVVSDASPQMMHSLQASRRQSVISGASPCRSASAAGVANEDDNDNDDNVPGETRTCCGTIVDFLDLTLLKKPIYVNIVLGITFALYSDISFFTMQPSYLFELGYTKADTANVIAIGAAADLLSRIFLAITAIFIQVPARYIYLAGALFTIFARIALNGITNFVGMACITAVLGFLRTWIHVPLPLVFADYLPKERFASGYGLFMFTQGNAMFIIGPIVGYIRDCTQDYLLVFHILNVFMALCAVPWIIEVLIVKFRRRNKIERNNVCEHDSGNYNAVH